A stretch of Crossiella cryophila DNA encodes these proteins:
- a CDS encoding formylglycine-generating enzyme family protein: protein MSKHRNLRVIALAAAVLTAAGCAVPEAAPSDLPPLPAPSTPTSITTIPPGQRPEGMVRIPAGSYPLGRDDGPDEEGPAHRVTLNAFHIDVYPVTTRQFVDWANRSVGNLVNARGGDPRRWTGPVSRLERDAVRDQSGREVFTTNDTDEDSRVLRQDGRFAVEGDVAEHPVNEVYWWGALQYCQARGARLPTEAEWEATARGTEGRTYPWGNAAPDATRAQYGKAYDETSPVTAHPAGATPEGVRDLVGNLYEWTSSLDRPYPYAADDGREDPQSQKLRITRGSSHDERAANLRATDRDGYSRDPFAGHHHIGFRCAADA, encoded by the coding sequence ATGAGCAAGCACCGGAACCTGCGGGTCATCGCCCTCGCCGCGGCCGTCCTCACCGCCGCGGGCTGCGCCGTCCCCGAGGCCGCGCCGTCCGACCTGCCCCCGCTGCCCGCGCCGAGCACCCCCACCTCGATCACCACCATCCCCCCAGGTCAGCGGCCGGAAGGCATGGTGCGGATCCCTGCTGGTTCCTACCCGCTGGGTCGTGACGACGGCCCGGATGAGGAGGGCCCCGCGCACCGGGTCACCCTCAACGCCTTCCACATCGACGTCTACCCGGTCACCACCCGGCAGTTCGTCGACTGGGCCAACCGATCGGTCGGGAACCTCGTCAACGCCCGCGGCGGCGATCCGCGGCGGTGGACCGGGCCGGTCAGCAGGCTGGAACGGGACGCGGTGCGGGACCAGTCCGGCCGGGAGGTCTTCACCACCAACGACACCGACGAGGACTCCCGGGTTCTGCGCCAGGACGGCCGGTTCGCGGTGGAGGGTGACGTGGCCGAGCACCCGGTCAACGAGGTCTACTGGTGGGGCGCGCTGCAGTACTGCCAGGCCCGTGGCGCGCGGCTGCCCACCGAGGCGGAATGGGAGGCCACCGCCAGGGGCACCGAGGGCCGCACCTACCCGTGGGGCAACGCCGCGCCGGATGCCACCCGCGCCCAGTACGGCAAGGCCTACGACGAGACCAGCCCGGTCACCGCGCACCCCGCTGGCGCCACCCCGGAGGGCGTGCGGGACCTGGTCGGCAACCTCTACGAGTGGACCAGTTCGCTGGACCGCCCCTACCCGTACGCCGCCGACGACGGCCGGGAGGACCCGCAGTCCCAGAAACTGCGGATCACCAGGGGCAGCTCGCACGACGAGCGCGCCGCGAACCTGCGCGCCACCGACCGTGACGGCTACTCCCGGGACCCCTTCGCCGGTCATCACCACATCGGGTTCCGCTGTGCCGCCGACGCCTGA
- a CDS encoding MBL fold metallo-hydrolase yields MSAAAEIPYTTGLHEIAPGVRAWLAPDGSWGLSNAGLISGDGESLLVDTLYDLNLTRTMLDAMAPVTAAHPITVALNTHANGDHCYGNELLAPEVRIHAVTETAHEMAHDAPPEVMAALLSPAAAEGLGPVLADWIQRAFGKYEFGGITQRNPDVTFDQELTLSVGGRSVELRNLGPAHTGGDAVAWVPDAGVLFTGDLLFIGGAPIMWAGPIDNWLRACDEMIALSPEYIVPGHGPVTDCDGVRAVQGYWRHIRELAREAHGKGLSWTDAALAADLGEYAGLGESERVAPNMYQAYRELEPGLSTVDPLGMLAAMAQWDAVRGNGGTNATTPPATND; encoded by the coding sequence GTGAGCGCAGCCGCTGAGATCCCCTACACCACGGGACTGCACGAGATCGCCCCCGGCGTGCGGGCCTGGCTGGCCCCCGACGGCAGCTGGGGCCTGAGCAACGCGGGGCTGATCAGCGGTGACGGCGAGTCGCTGCTGGTGGACACCCTCTACGACCTCAACCTCACCCGGACCATGCTGGACGCGATGGCCCCGGTGACCGCCGCACACCCGATCACCGTCGCGCTGAACACGCACGCCAACGGGGATCACTGCTACGGCAACGAACTGCTCGCGCCCGAGGTGCGCATCCACGCGGTGACCGAGACCGCGCACGAGATGGCGCACGACGCCCCGCCGGAGGTGATGGCCGCGCTGCTCTCACCCGCCGCGGCCGAGGGGCTGGGGCCGGTGCTGGCGGACTGGATCCAGCGGGCCTTCGGCAAGTACGAGTTCGGCGGGATCACCCAGCGCAACCCCGATGTCACCTTCGACCAGGAGCTGACGCTCTCCGTCGGCGGTCGCTCGGTCGAGTTGCGCAACCTCGGCCCGGCGCACACCGGCGGTGACGCGGTGGCCTGGGTGCCGGACGCGGGCGTGCTCTTCACCGGCGATCTGCTCTTCATCGGCGGCGCGCCGATCATGTGGGCGGGGCCGATCGACAACTGGCTGCGGGCCTGCGACGAGATGATCGCACTCTCGCCGGAGTACATCGTGCCTGGTCACGGGCCGGTCACCGACTGCGACGGAGTGCGCGCGGTGCAGGGCTACTGGCGGCACATCCGCGAACTCGCCCGCGAGGCGCACGGCAAGGGGCTGTCCTGGACGGACGCCGCACTGGCCGCGGACCTGGGGGAGTACGCGGGACTGGGCGAGTCCGAGCGGGTGGCGCCGAACATGTACCAGGCATACCGCGAACTCGAACCCGGCCTGTCCACAGTGGATCCGCTGGGCATGCTGGCCGCGATGGCCCAGTGGGACGCCGTGCGCGGCAACGGTGGGACCAACGCCACTACCCCACCCGCCACGAACGACTAG
- a CDS encoding serine/threonine-protein kinase, with the protein MTTPTSAGDSRPDLLGGRYRLGELIGRGGMGAVWAANDEVLHRAVAIKEVLAPTWASEEEKASLCERTQREARAAARISHPNVVTVFDVITEDGRPWIVMEKVENRALSKVIDDDGPMSPRRVAAIGEQILGALRAAHEHGILHRDVKPGNVLVCPDDRAVLTDFGIASVDGDSSLTVSGVLVGAPGYIAPERARGLPFGPASDLWALAATLYAAVEGKAPFDRTGVLPTLTAVLTEEPDPMVLAGPLTPVLEAMLRKEPGDRLGAAEFEHSLRLIAHTPDTDADVTSALVTARVSRADPTRTAITRIVPAAAAGTPWWQRPRGKAAMAAGAAVLAGGAVAATLILMPRPTDNPGGPTGPGGQQPINAPQDTTSPTSRTSRPLPPPGSTLPSSSPTSTTGESSTTAPSSSTAPSSSTPPTSSEKPTSAKPPTTTTSPSAPPSSNVVTNGTSAAPPGGGAA; encoded by the coding sequence ATGACGACGCCGACCTCCGCGGGGGATTCGCGACCTGATCTGCTCGGCGGGCGATACCGCCTGGGCGAGCTGATCGGGCGGGGCGGCATGGGCGCGGTCTGGGCCGCCAACGACGAGGTGCTGCACCGCGCGGTGGCGATCAAGGAGGTGCTCGCGCCGACCTGGGCCAGCGAGGAGGAGAAAGCCTCGCTGTGCGAACGCACCCAGCGTGAGGCGCGGGCCGCGGCGCGGATCAGCCACCCCAACGTGGTCACCGTCTTCGACGTGATCACCGAGGACGGCCGGCCATGGATCGTCATGGAGAAGGTCGAGAACCGGGCGCTGTCCAAGGTCATCGACGACGACGGCCCGATGTCCCCGCGCCGGGTGGCCGCCATCGGCGAGCAGATCCTGGGCGCGCTGCGGGCCGCGCACGAGCACGGCATCCTGCACCGCGACGTCAAGCCCGGCAACGTGCTGGTCTGCCCGGACGACCGGGCCGTGCTCACCGACTTCGGCATCGCCTCGGTCGACGGCGACTCCTCGCTGACCGTCTCCGGCGTGCTGGTCGGGGCCCCCGGCTACATCGCCCCGGAACGCGCCCGCGGCCTGCCCTTCGGCCCGGCCTCGGACCTGTGGGCGCTGGCCGCCACGCTCTACGCTGCGGTGGAGGGCAAGGCCCCGTTCGACCGCACCGGCGTGCTGCCCACGCTGACCGCGGTGCTCACCGAGGAACCGGACCCGATGGTGCTGGCCGGTCCGCTGACCCCGGTGCTGGAGGCCATGCTCCGCAAGGAGCCAGGCGACCGGCTCGGCGCGGCGGAGTTCGAGCACTCGCTGCGGTTGATCGCGCACACCCCGGACACCGACGCGGACGTCACCTCCGCCCTGGTCACCGCGCGGGTCAGCCGGGCCGACCCGACCCGCACCGCGATCACCCGGATCGTGCCGGCGGCCGCGGCCGGCACGCCGTGGTGGCAGCGGCCGCGAGGCAAGGCCGCGATGGCCGCTGGGGCCGCGGTGCTGGCGGGCGGCGCGGTCGCGGCCACGCTGATCCTGATGCCGCGCCCCACCGACAACCCCGGCGGCCCGACCGGCCCCGGCGGGCAGCAGCCGATCAACGCGCCGCAGGACACCACCAGCCCGACCAGCCGCACCAGCCGTCCGCTGCCGCCGCCGGGCTCGACCCTGCCGAGCAGCAGCCCCACCAGCACCACCGGCGAGTCCTCGACCACCGCGCCCAGCAGCAGCACCGCGCCGAGTTCGTCCACCCCGCCGACCAGCAGCGAGAAGCCCACCAGCGCCAAGCCGCCGACCACGACCACCTCGCCGTCGGCACCGCCCAGCAGCAACGTGGTGACCAACGGGACCTCCGCCGCGCCACCCGGCGGCGGCGCGGCCTGA
- a CDS encoding amidohydrolase family protein gives MTESRKSPELAGPVASGSVFVYGANVVDVADGKVLTGRNVLVERDRITAVGRFEAPAGVSVLDARGRFLIPGLWDMHVHGFDEAYLPAFLGNGVTGVRQMAGAPVHADWRRRLAAGEVFGPRMVFGSRIIDGPRPSRPGSIAVTTPADARAAVTTCVGERAEFLKVYSQLPRDAYFALLAEAELAGIDVVGHVPFEVPVLAAAQRGIEHLDGVLVGASSEREELTAGFAGLDAGDPAGMFGRLSELTHRAAGTTDPARLAELRDSFLANGTWHVPTLAVHQAKATMGTPEFALRPYLAHIEPVLRQGWARAADWRSPDPAAEQRLFERYLEVTGELHRAGVPLLAGSDTFVPGFSLHDELELLVRAGLSPAAALRAATLDPARFLGVTDRFGAVAPGRIADLVVLEDNPLADIAHTRRVAAVLFGGMVLSSPAVLAAAPADRPAAR, from the coding sequence GTGACAGAATCCAGGAAGTCGCCTGAACTGGCCGGACCCGTCGCGAGCGGGTCCGTTTTCGTTTATGGGGCCAACGTCGTGGACGTGGCCGACGGCAAGGTGCTGACCGGCCGGAACGTGCTGGTCGAGCGCGATCGCATCACCGCGGTCGGGCGGTTCGAGGCCCCGGCCGGGGTGAGCGTGCTGGACGCGCGCGGCCGGTTCCTGATCCCTGGCCTGTGGGACATGCACGTGCACGGCTTCGACGAGGCGTACCTGCCCGCCTTCCTCGGCAACGGCGTGACCGGGGTGCGGCAGATGGCCGGGGCGCCGGTGCACGCGGACTGGCGGCGACGGCTGGCCGCTGGCGAGGTCTTCGGGCCGCGGATGGTCTTCGGCAGCCGGATCATCGACGGCCCGCGGCCCAGCAGACCGGGCTCGATCGCGGTGACCACCCCGGCGGACGCGCGGGCGGCGGTGACCACCTGCGTTGGCGAGCGGGCCGAGTTCCTCAAGGTGTACTCGCAGCTGCCCCGGGATGCCTACTTCGCGTTGCTGGCCGAGGCGGAGCTGGCCGGGATCGACGTTGTCGGGCACGTGCCGTTCGAGGTGCCGGTGCTGGCCGCGGCGCAACGCGGCATCGAGCACCTGGACGGGGTGCTGGTCGGGGCGTCCAGCGAGCGGGAGGAGCTGACCGCCGGGTTCGCCGGGCTGGACGCGGGTGATCCGGCCGGCATGTTCGGGCGGCTGTCCGAACTCACCCACCGCGCGGCCGGGACCACCGATCCGGCGCGGCTGGCCGAACTGCGGGATTCCTTCCTGGCCAACGGAACCTGGCACGTGCCGACCCTGGCCGTGCACCAGGCCAAGGCGACCATGGGCACCCCGGAGTTCGCGCTGCGGCCCTACCTGGCGCACATCGAACCCGTGCTGCGGCAGGGCTGGGCGCGGGCCGCGGACTGGCGCTCACCCGATCCGGCGGCTGAGCAGCGGCTGTTCGAGCGCTACCTGGAGGTGACCGGCGAGCTGCACCGGGCAGGGGTGCCGCTGCTGGCGGGCAGCGACACCTTCGTGCCCGGGTTCAGCCTGCACGACGAGCTGGAACTGTTGGTGCGCGCCGGACTCAGCCCCGCGGCCGCCCTGCGCGCGGCCACCCTGGACCCGGCCCGGTTCCTGGGCGTCACCGACCGCTTCGGCGCGGTGGCACCGGGTCGGATCGCGGATCTTGTTGTGCTGGAAGACAATCCGCTCGCCGACATCGCGCACACGCGGCGGGTCGCGGCGGTGTTGTTCGGCGGGATGGTGCTCAGCAGTCCAGCAGTTCTGGCAGCCGCTCCGGCTGACCGGCCAGCAGCGCGCTGA
- a CDS encoding asparaginase, which translates to MGRLVVIATGGTISSTPTEAGLAAALPGGTVLDALPSPQPVPVEVVDLCTVDSSAITLDQQLGLLRQVRATLADPQVRGIVVTHGTDTMEETAFLLDLHHDDPRPVVFTGSQRPLGAPGSDAPGNLADAFAVARQARDHGVLIAFGGKIHAARGTVKHHTLNPDAYQDPSAAPVGHLIGGEVLLQAPAPRPAALPVPTVTEAPRVDILTHHTGGDAVLLRAAVAAGARGLVLVGAGAGNVNPEVVEAVREATAAGVLVAVTSRTAAGPVLPIYTSATELTRAGAVLTGTLRAAQARIAVLSALLAGQPERLPELLDC; encoded by the coding sequence ATGGGCAGGCTTGTGGTTATCGCGACCGGGGGCACCATCTCCAGCACGCCTACCGAGGCGGGGCTGGCCGCCGCGTTGCCCGGTGGGACCGTGCTGGACGCCCTGCCCTCGCCGCAGCCGGTGCCGGTGGAGGTCGTCGACCTGTGCACCGTGGACAGTTCCGCGATCACCCTGGACCAGCAGCTCGGCCTGTTGCGGCAGGTGCGGGCGACGCTGGCCGATCCGCAGGTGCGCGGGATCGTGGTCACGCACGGCACCGACACCATGGAGGAGACCGCGTTCCTGCTCGACCTGCACCACGACGACCCGCGCCCGGTGGTCTTCACCGGCTCGCAGCGCCCGCTCGGCGCCCCCGGCTCGGACGCCCCCGGCAACCTGGCCGACGCCTTCGCGGTGGCGCGGCAGGCCCGTGACCACGGGGTTTTGATCGCCTTCGGCGGCAAGATCCACGCCGCCCGCGGCACGGTCAAGCACCACACCCTGAACCCGGACGCCTACCAGGACCCCAGCGCCGCCCCGGTCGGTCACCTGATCGGCGGCGAGGTGCTACTCCAGGCCCCGGCGCCGCGCCCGGCCGCGCTGCCCGTCCCGACCGTGACCGAGGCCCCGCGAGTCGACATCCTCACCCACCACACCGGCGGTGACGCGGTGCTGCTGCGGGCCGCGGTGGCCGCGGGCGCACGCGGATTGGTGCTGGTCGGCGCGGGTGCGGGCAACGTCAACCCGGAGGTGGTCGAGGCCGTCCGCGAGGCCACCGCGGCCGGGGTGCTGGTCGCGGTGACCTCGCGGACCGCGGCCGGTCCGGTGCTGCCGATCTACACCTCGGCCACCGAGCTGACCAGGGCGGGCGCGGTGCTCACCGGCACCCTGCGCGCCGCCCAGGCCCGGATCGCGGTGCTCAGCGCGCTGCTGGCCGGTCAGCCGGAGCGGCTGCCAGAACTGCTGGACTGCTGA